DNA from Candidatus Methylomirabilota bacterium:
CCTCGATGACCCCTTCGGCCCGGAACTCTGCCGGAACAATATCGGGGATAATGTTGTGTCTCTCAAGCGTATCAGCGGTCGCAGATCCGATGGCGCAAATCCTCGCAGCTCCCAGGCGTCTGGCATCCTGACGATGCTCCCGTAGCCGGCGGAAAAAGGCATCGACGCCGTTCACGCTGGTAAAGATCACCCACCCATAGGCCTCAAGCCGCTCGATGGCTTGATCCATGGGCTTCCAGCTTTTGGGCGGTACAATCTCGATGAGGGGGACCTCCACGACCTCCGCTCCTTGTCCTTCGAGCAACTCGGCAAATCGACCCGCCTGCTCACGAGTCCTGGTCACCAGGATTCGCTTTCCGAAGAGTGGCCGCCGCTCGAACCAGTTCAGCCGCTCGCGAAGCCGGACGACATCGCCGACTACCAGAACTGCCGGTGGTCCCAATCCGCGCATCTGAGCAAGCGCTACGATATTTTCGAGCGTACCGGCGACCGTCTCCTGCTCAGGCTTCGTACCCCAGTGCATGACGGCGGCAGGCGTATCTTTGGACCGACCATACTCGAGGAGCTTGTCAACAATAGTCGGAAGATTACCGCAGCCCATCAGGAACACCAATGTTCCGATGCCGGTCGCCACCTTCTCCCAGGCGATCAGGGAAGTCTGTTTTGAAGGATCCTCGTGTCCGGTCAGAATGGCAACGGAGGAGGTGTAGTCGCGGTGAGTAAGAGGGATGCCTGCATACGCCGGTACGGCAATCGCTGAGGTGATCCCCGGAACGACCTCGAAGGGAATACCTGCCTGGAATAGCTCCTCCCCTTCTTCGCCGCCCCGCCCAAAAATGAATGGGTCGCCCCCTTTCAGTCGCGCCACCACCTTTCCGGTCAGAGCCTTCTCGATCAGCAGACGATCGATCTCGGCCTGTGTGGCCACATCCGAGTTGCCGCCCTTCTTGCCGACATAGATCAGCTCGGCGTCAGGCCTGGCATAGGAAAGCAGACGCGGGTTGGCAAGGTAGTCGTAGACGATCACATCGGCCTCGCGGAGACATGTAACGCCACGCAGCGTAAAAAGGCCGGGATCACCCGGCCCGGCGCCGATGAGATAGACCTTCCCCATCATCGAGCCTTCTCCGAGAGCTGGGCATTCACCTCCCGAAGGATCTCCTCAGCCCCAGCGGCGAGCAGCGTCTCCGCCAGCGCCCGCCCCACCGCCTCAGGCGCGCCGGCCGCCCCACGAACGGCGTTCCTGAGCAACCGCTTACCGTCCAGACCCGCAACCATTCCAGTGAGAACGAGCGCCTCGCCCTCAATCTCGCCGAAGGCAGCGATCGGCGTCACGCAGCTCCCGCCAAGGTGCCGCAGGAACGCCCGTTCCGCCATCGTGGCCTGTCGCGTCTCACGATGATTGAGCGTCTCCACAAGTTCGGCCGTTCGCCGATCGTCCTCCCGGATTTCGATCACCAGCGCCCCCTGACCGATGGCCGGCAGGCACAGATCCGGCTGCAGGCGCTCAGTAATCCGATCCTGCAGACCAAGGCGGATAAGACCAGCCGCCGCGAGAACTACGGCCTCAAGGTCGAGCGTCTCGAGCTTGTTCAGCCGCGTCTGCACATTGCCGCGCAGGGACACGATCTGGAGATCCAGACGACGATGGAGGAACTGGACCTGTCGGCGGAGACTGCTGGTGCCGATCCTCGCTCCACGAGGAAGGTCCATGAACCGAAGACTATTTCTCGCAATAAGCGCATCGAGCGGGTCTTCGCGGCGCATGACGGCTCCTTCGCAAAGGCCCGGCGCCAACTCCGCAGGCAGATCCTTCAGACTATGGACTGCGAGGTCGATCCGGCTATCGAGCAGGGCCTCTTCGATCTCCTTCACAAAGAGGCCCTTTCCGCCCACCTGCGAAAGGACAACATCGAGAAACTTGTCACCGGAGGTCTTGATGGGAATGATGACGACTTCCAGGCCGGGCCAATTCCGGGTCAGGCTTTCCGAAACGAGCCCTGCCTGGCAAAGCGCCAGCGGACTTCCCCGCGTACCCAGTTTCAGTACATTACGCTTCACACCGGTCACGTTATTCCTCCTTGATACCGAAGAGCCTGCGCAGCACATTCACGTACAGGTGGCCCTCTTTCAAGGCCGACTGGCGTTTCAACTCCATCGTCGGATCGTGCAGGATCTTATTCACAATCGAGCCGGTCATGAGGGAGATAGCATGACGCTCTTCCGGCGTCAAGTCCTGCAACTTCGCAAAAATCCTTTGGAGTTCCTCCTCGCGGATCGATTCTATCTTCTTGCGCATGGCCACGATCGTCGGAACGACATGGAGGCTTGTAAGCCACCCGGCAAACTGTCTGACCTCACGGTCGATCATCGCCTCCGCCAGATCCGCCTCGCGCTGCCGCTCACGAAGGTTGGCTTGCACAACTCCTTTGAGGTCGTCAAGATCATACAGGTACACATTGTCGATCTCATTAGCCTTGGGATCGATATCTCTGGGAACGGCGATGTCGATCACAAAGATCGGACGGTTACGGCGCTGCGCGATGATCTCCTCGAAGTCGGCCTTGGAGAGGATCTGGTGCGGGGCGCCGGTCGAACTGATGACGATGTCCGCCTGGAGCATCTCCAGCTTGGCGAAATCGTACCGAACGGCCCGGCCGCCCCATCGCTCGGCCAACTCCACCGCGCGATCGAAATTCCGATTGGCTACGAGAACCGTGCCCACGCCATCGGCCAGCAGATGTTTGGCCGACAACTCCGACATCTTCCCGGCCCCGATCAGCATGACCGTACGACCTGTCAGGTCGCCGAAGATCTTCTTGGCCAACTCGATGGCAGCGGTCGAGACTGAGACGGCTGAGGTGGCAATCCCGGTCTCGGTTCGGACCCGCTTCGCAACGCGAAACGCCCTTTCCATAAGCGCATTGAGAATCGGGCCCGTGGCCTCCCGTTCAAGGGCAGCCGCGTACGCCGCCTTCACCTGGCCCAGGATCTGGGACTCGCCAACCACCATCGCGTCAAGACTCGATGCGACACGAAAGATATGTCGGATCGCTTGATCGGCGGTCAACAGATACATCGACGGCTCGAAGGCTTCCGGCAAGAGCTTGTGTCGCTCGGCCAGCAACTCCACGAGAAACCGACGAGCGCCCTCCACATCGTCCACAACAGCGTATGTCTCCACGCGGTTGCAGGTGGAGAGGATCATCCGCTCAAGGATCTGCCCGCACCCACTGAGCTCTTCCAGAATCTCCGGCAGCTCCGACTCCGGGATGTGGAGCTTCTCCCGGAGCTCAATCGGCGCTGTCTTATGGCTCAGACCAAGGGCGATAATTTCCATATCAAAATGCGTGCGTCCCTCTGATGAGGAGATTCGCTAACATGGAAGCAAAGACTACCCCGCAGAATCCGATAATCGACAGAATCGCGGCCTTCCGGCCCCGCCAGCCCCCTGCCAGTCGTCCATGCAACAGGGCCGCGTAGAAGACCCACGTGACGGTTGACCATATCTGTCTACCGTCCCAGGAGAGGAAAGAACCCCACGCAGAATAGCTCAGCAACACGCCGCTCAACAGGCCAAGGGTGAGCAGCGGAAAGCCCAGCGTAAGGCTGAAGTGGCACAGATCGTCGAGAAGCTTCAATGAGGGAAGGCGTTCAAAGAGCACTCCCGGATGTCTGGATTTGAGCAGCCATTCCTGGACCAGGTACATCAGTGCCCCACAGCAGGCGAGAGCAAAGGCGGCATTCCCGAGGAGGGTCAGGACCACGTGCGCCCAGACCCCGAAGTTCTTCAGCGGCGGGGACAGGGTTTCGATCGTCTTGGGCAGGGCTGCCGATGCCCCGAGCAGGAGGACCACCAGCGGGATCGCGAACGAGCCGACCACCTTACTTTCGTAGTGGATCTCGGCAATGATGTATACCGCCGCCGTGGCCCACGCATAGAAAGAGAGCCAATCGCCGAGATTGGCTGGCGGGCGGCCGTGCTGGTAGAGATGAACCACCACGGCCCCAGTATGCAGGACAAACCCGACCCGGCCCAGAATACCCGCGGCCCTGAGAAGCTTGCCGGGCCGCGTTGCAAGAGAGCCCATATACGCCAGACTCGCGCTGAGGTAGAACAGCAATGCAAGGTATGTGAAGCTAAGTTCCATCGTCGCTTCGAGAGCCGATCCCCGAAGGACTCATCGCTATCCTTTACGGGGCGTTCCGACGCCTCTCCCCTTCCCGGAGGCCCTTGACCTCCTCAACGAACTGACTGACGTCTTTGAACTGGCGATACACCGATGCGAAACGGACATACGCCACCTCGTCAATCTCGTGAAGCCGCTCCATAATCAGCTCACCGATCTCAGTAGAAGGCATTTCGCGCTCCGCCCTCTCCGCAAGGCGGCCCTCAATCTCATCCACAA
Protein-coding regions in this window:
- a CDS encoding glutamyl-tRNA reductase, producing the protein MEIIALGLSHKTAPIELREKLHIPESELPEILEELSGCGQILERMILSTCNRVETYAVVDDVEGARRFLVELLAERHKLLPEAFEPSMYLLTADQAIRHIFRVASSLDAMVVGESQILGQVKAAYAAALEREATGPILNALMERAFRVAKRVRTETGIATSAVSVSTAAIELAKKIFGDLTGRTVMLIGAGKMSELSAKHLLADGVGTVLVANRNFDRAVELAERWGGRAVRYDFAKLEMLQADIVISSTGAPHQILSKADFEEIIAQRRNRPIFVIDIAVPRDIDPKANEIDNVYLYDLDDLKGVVQANLRERQREADLAEAMIDREVRQFAGWLTSLHVVPTIVAMRKKIESIREEELQRIFAKLQDLTPEERHAISLMTGSIVNKILHDPTMELKRQSALKEGHLYVNVLRRLFGIKEE
- the cobA gene encoding uroporphyrinogen-III C-methyltransferase, whose product is MGKVYLIGAGPGDPGLFTLRGVTCLREADVIVYDYLANPRLLSYARPDAELIYVGKKGGNSDVATQAEIDRLLIEKALTGKVVARLKGGDPFIFGRGGEEGEELFQAGIPFEVVPGITSAIAVPAYAGIPLTHRDYTSSVAILTGHEDPSKQTSLIAWEKVATGIGTLVFLMGCGNLPTIVDKLLEYGRSKDTPAAVMHWGTKPEQETVAGTLENIVALAQMRGLGPPAVLVVGDVVRLRERLNWFERRPLFGKRILVTRTREQAGRFAELLEGQGAEVVEVPLIEIVPPKSWKPMDQAIERLEAYGWVIFTSVNGVDAFFRRLREHRQDARRLGAARICAIGSATADTLERHNIIPDIVPAEFRAEGVIEALTPYDLQGAKILLPRAEVARDLLPIELERRGATVEVVPVYRTVRSPTARDLLKPLLQDRKIDLVTFTSSSTVTNFVEALAQEDLKTICEGVRVACIGPITKETAERFGLTVDIMPQQYTIPTFAAAIADYFSA
- the hemC gene encoding hydroxymethylbilane synthase, which codes for MKRNVLKLGTRGSPLALCQAGLVSESLTRNWPGLEVVIIPIKTSGDKFLDVVLSQVGGKGLFVKEIEEALLDSRIDLAVHSLKDLPAELAPGLCEGAVMRREDPLDALIARNSLRFMDLPRGARIGTSSLRRQVQFLHRRLDLQIVSLRGNVQTRLNKLETLDLEAVVLAAAGLIRLGLQDRITERLQPDLCLPAIGQGALVIEIREDDRRTAELVETLNHRETRQATMAERAFLRHLGGSCVTPIAAFGEIEGEALVLTGMVAGLDGKRLLRNAVRGAAGAPEAVGRALAETLLAAGAEEILREVNAQLSEKAR
- the ccsA gene encoding cytochrome c biogenesis protein CcsA, translating into MELSFTYLALLFYLSASLAYMGSLATRPGKLLRAAGILGRVGFVLHTGAVVVHLYQHGRPPANLGDWLSFYAWATAAVYIIAEIHYESKVVGSFAIPLVVLLLGASAALPKTIETLSPPLKNFGVWAHVVLTLLGNAAFALACCGALMYLVQEWLLKSRHPGVLFERLPSLKLLDDLCHFSLTLGFPLLTLGLLSGVLLSYSAWGSFLSWDGRQIWSTVTWVFYAALLHGRLAGGWRGRKAAILSIIGFCGVVFASMLANLLIRGTHAF